The proteins below come from a single Prolixibacter sp. NT017 genomic window:
- a CDS encoding MAE_28990/MAE_18760 family HEPN-like nuclease translates to MTDSDIDELRETIEKDLAWRNEEITFLSNILNNINGSNPSDTEKKRNVYRKSLILSLYAHFEGFFRYSFETYAYAINESKIEVGKVIDVLCASGLNREFLSYEDSNKWIIPADEFSKTHRKISNRVLLLENIEASKAKYLELPLSSDYLNKTSIVHTESNLKPEIIDKILYSLGIHQRLGLNRTDFLRIMGLVSEFVKKRNGIAHGDNKSEFKVGVSENEYNKFFNSYERITNLIGPLITKHLKDKLYLKPEYR, encoded by the coding sequence ATGACAGATTCTGACATTGATGAGTTAAGAGAAACAATAGAAAAAGACCTTGCTTGGCGTAATGAAGAAATTACATTTCTTTCAAATATTTTAAACAACATAAACGGTTCTAATCCGTCTGATACTGAAAAAAAGAGGAATGTATATCGGAAAAGTCTAATTCTTTCACTATACGCTCATTTTGAGGGGTTTTTCAGATATTCATTTGAAACTTATGCATATGCAATTAATGAATCAAAGATAGAAGTCGGTAAAGTAATAGATGTATTGTGCGCATCAGGTTTAAACAGGGAGTTTTTGTCCTATGAAGATTCAAACAAGTGGATAATTCCAGCTGATGAATTTTCTAAAACTCATCGGAAAATTTCAAACAGAGTACTGCTACTTGAAAATATTGAAGCTAGCAAAGCTAAATATCTTGAATTACCTTTATCTTCTGATTATCTTAACAAAACGTCAATTGTCCATACCGAATCTAATTTAAAACCTGAAATTATTGATAAGATTCTATATAGTTTAGGAATTCATCAGAGGTTAGGTCTTAATAGAACTGATTTTTTAAGAATAATGGGGCTTGTGAGTGAATTTGTTAAGAAGAGAAATGGAATAGCCCACGGAGATAACAAGAGTGAATTTAAAGTGGGAGTTTCCGAAAATGAATATAACAAGTTTTTTAATTCTTACGAAAGGATAACGAACTTGATAGGGCCTTTAATAACAAAGCATTTGAAGGATAAATTATACTTAAAACCAGAATATAGATAG
- a CDS encoding master DNA invertase Mpi family serine-type recombinase: MIYGYIRVSTDKQTVENQRYEVVEFCKQKEIFVDKWIEETISGTIDLNNRRLGKLIKRMKSGDILICTELSRLGRNLLMIMSILNDCMRRDIRIWTIKDNFRLGDDISSKVLAFAFGLAAEIERNLISQRTKEALARKKAEGVILGRPKGSKSSKKKLTGKEKQIMEMLEAGISYSAIARYMKVHRLTVSSFVKEQNLYVK; encoded by the coding sequence ATGATTTACGGATATATCAGAGTTAGTACAGACAAACAAACAGTAGAGAACCAGCGATACGAAGTCGTAGAATTTTGTAAGCAAAAAGAAATTTTTGTAGATAAATGGATTGAAGAAACTATTTCAGGTACGATTGATTTAAACAATAGGCGTTTAGGAAAACTCATAAAAAGAATGAAGAGTGGTGATATTTTGATTTGCACTGAGTTATCTCGCCTTGGCAGAAACTTATTAATGATAATGAGTATTTTAAATGATTGCATGCGTCGTGATATTCGTATTTGGACTATTAAGGACAATTTTCGGTTAGGCGACGATATAAGTTCCAAGGTATTGGCTTTTGCTTTTGGTTTGGCAGCTGAAATTGAACGCAATCTCATATCACAACGGACCAAGGAAGCCCTTGCCAGAAAAAAAGCAGAAGGAGTAATTTTAGGTAGACCCAAAGGAAGTAAGTCATCGAAAAAGAAACTTACGGGAAAAGAAAAACAAATAATGGAAATGCTTGAAGCTGGAATATCATATAGTGCAATAGCACGGTACATGAAGGTGCATCGGCTAACTGTTTCCTCCTTTGTAAAAGAACAGAATTTATATGTAAAATAA
- a CDS encoding TaqI-like C-terminal specificity domain-containing protein: protein MLRGRDIKRYSINFSDLYLLFVPWHFPLHEDTSIKGASNKAEDAFRVEYSAIYRYLLQFKEGLSKRNKAETGIRYEWYALQRWGANYWEDFFRPKIVWAETMRIHRKTQSRFPRFCFDNSCDYITDKTCFFATGDDLKIILSILNSKLGKYLCSKYVSILDSGGT from the coding sequence ATTTTACGTGGGCGTGATATAAAGCGATATTCTATTAATTTTTCTGACCTCTATTTACTATTTGTGCCATGGCACTTTCCTCTTCATGAAGATACATCAATAAAAGGAGCTTCGAATAAAGCAGAAGATGCCTTTAGGGTCGAATATTCAGCAATTTACAGGTATTTGTTACAATTTAAGGAAGGTTTATCCAAGCGTAATAAAGCAGAAACAGGAATCCGCTATGAATGGTACGCACTGCAACGTTGGGGAGCAAATTATTGGGAGGATTTTTTTAGACCAAAAATAGTATGGGCAGAAACCATGAGGATTCACAGAAAAACACAGTCAAGATTTCCTAGATTTTGCTTCGACAATAGTTGTGATTACATTACTGATAAAACATGTTTTTTTGCTACTGGAGATGATTTAAAGATAATTCTTTCAATTCTGAACTCTAAGCTTGGTAAATATCTATGTTCTAAATACGTGTCAATACTTGACTCTGGGGGTACTTGA
- a CDS encoding Eco57I restriction-modification methylase domain-containing protein gives MDKQQLQKLLQKKYSRDEWNSLLSDIFPSVNLLKEPEKIEVSNKNVKSFHQTGLVRLKDGKNLAVFEVILDDGINLLRNRVALRNLTTRYIDEANNHGVLVVYDQGKENYRFTFVSQESGFNEKGEWATFETASKRFTYLLGEGESCRTASERLALLASKKTSAGLSDVIDAFSVEQLSKEFFSKYKAHYQIFVDYLSGSNFKKSMFSGNDKVIRDFVKKMLGRIVFLYFLQKKGWLGASDENYSDGDKSFMQTFWETSEKSEIFYSQHLTRLFFKGLNATSREKDTFVMPDGKKVKIPYLNGGLFEKDKNEPELLTFPPNLFNSLFSFFAEYNFTIDENDPEEHEVGIDPEMLGHIFENLLEGNRDKGAFYTPKEIVKYMTQESLVEYLKTGLEKKNQGLSYDESNALKYFVRYKLKGDEIPREDLKEDIARFYQNQLRFVQTYGSQVNKLLDNVKICDPAIGSGAFPMGLLNEIYHCKLILNSTYSLEERARVKRHIIENSIYGVDIEKGAVDIARLRFWLSLIVDEEKPSPLPNLDYKIVPGDSLISKYKDQVIKVNWLVEEGQQQSIWGNENEIELKKLLTDLSTLEKKYFSECIESKSNIKSEIKNRKIDILVSQLELMIEKEGIKEEPLKTNFKNKTRYNSAIEKWLTTKGWGKTIQELKGLKNNPEKPLNYFDWTLDFPEVLNPVLAGDNKGFDIVIGNPPYIQLQKGGGCLGELYKPMNFETYERTGDIYALFYESGIKLLKNKGILCFITSNKWMRAGYGKSLRNFFTKKNPIRLLDLGAGIFNTATVDTNILLIENSNPKRDTKAITVTKGTKLLQLTESDFINFKNLTEESWVILSPIEQSIKEKIERIGTPLKDWDININRGILTGYNEAFIIDGATKERLIKEDPKSAEIIRPILRGRDIKDIV, from the coding sequence ATGGATAAGCAACAGTTACAGAAACTTCTTCAAAAAAAGTATAGCAGAGACGAATGGAACTCTTTGTTATCCGACATTTTTCCATCGGTTAATCTTTTGAAAGAACCAGAAAAAATTGAGGTAAGCAACAAAAATGTTAAATCCTTTCATCAAACTGGTTTAGTTAGGTTGAAAGACGGGAAGAATTTGGCTGTTTTTGAAGTGATACTGGATGATGGCATCAATCTTTTGCGTAATAGAGTTGCTTTACGAAATCTTACCACACGTTATATCGATGAAGCTAACAATCATGGGGTTCTCGTAGTATATGATCAGGGGAAGGAGAATTATCGTTTTACATTCGTTTCGCAGGAATCAGGATTTAACGAAAAAGGAGAATGGGCGACTTTTGAGACAGCATCAAAGCGTTTCACCTACCTCCTGGGTGAGGGAGAAAGTTGTCGTACGGCATCCGAGCGACTGGCACTGTTGGCAAGTAAAAAAACTTCCGCCGGATTAAGTGATGTAATTGATGCATTCTCTGTTGAGCAATTAAGTAAAGAGTTTTTCTCAAAATACAAGGCACACTACCAAATATTTGTTGATTATTTGAGTGGTTCCAACTTTAAAAAGTCAATGTTCAGTGGCAACGACAAAGTAATCCGCGACTTTGTCAAGAAAATGCTCGGTCGTATTGTTTTTCTTTACTTCCTGCAGAAGAAGGGGTGGTTAGGGGCTTCTGATGAAAACTATTCTGATGGAGACAAAAGTTTTATGCAAACCTTTTGGGAAACCTCCGAAAAATCGGAAATATTTTATAGTCAACACCTCACACGTTTGTTTTTTAAGGGTTTAAATGCAACCAGTCGTGAAAAGGATACATTTGTAATGCCCGATGGTAAAAAGGTAAAAATACCCTATCTCAACGGAGGTTTGTTCGAAAAAGACAAAAACGAACCGGAACTGCTGACATTTCCGCCAAATCTTTTCAATAGTTTGTTTTCGTTCTTCGCTGAATACAATTTTACCATTGATGAAAATGATCCCGAAGAACATGAAGTAGGTATCGACCCCGAAATGTTGGGGCATATTTTTGAGAATTTGCTGGAAGGAAATAGGGACAAAGGAGCCTTCTATACTCCAAAGGAAATTGTTAAGTACATGACTCAGGAAAGCTTAGTCGAATACCTGAAAACCGGTTTGGAAAAGAAAAATCAGGGATTATCCTACGACGAAAGTAATGCTTTAAAATATTTTGTTCGGTACAAGTTAAAAGGTGATGAAATTCCAAGAGAGGATTTGAAGGAAGATATTGCCCGTTTCTATCAAAACCAACTCCGTTTTGTACAGACTTATGGTTCGCAAGTCAATAAATTATTGGATAATGTAAAAATATGCGATCCTGCTATTGGCTCCGGAGCATTTCCTATGGGGCTTTTGAATGAGATATACCATTGTAAATTAATCCTCAATAGCACCTATTCATTAGAAGAACGAGCCAGAGTAAAAAGACATATTATCGAAAATTCTATTTATGGGGTGGACATTGAAAAGGGCGCGGTAGATATTGCCCGGTTGCGGTTTTGGCTCTCTCTTATCGTGGATGAAGAAAAACCTTCCCCTCTCCCAAATCTTGATTACAAGATAGTTCCGGGAGATTCGTTAATCAGCAAATACAAAGATCAAGTTATTAAGGTAAACTGGCTGGTTGAGGAAGGCCAACAACAAAGCATTTGGGGAAACGAAAATGAAATAGAACTGAAGAAATTGCTTACAGATTTGAGCACTCTTGAGAAAAAATATTTTTCCGAATGTATTGAAAGCAAAAGCAATATTAAGTCTGAGATAAAAAATAGAAAAATTGATATTCTCGTCAGTCAGCTTGAATTAATGATTGAAAAAGAAGGCATTAAAGAAGAACCATTAAAAACCAATTTTAAAAATAAGACAAGATATAACAGCGCTATTGAAAAGTGGTTAACAACAAAAGGGTGGGGGAAAACTATCCAGGAGCTTAAGGGATTGAAAAATAATCCTGAAAAGCCGTTAAACTACTTTGATTGGACATTAGATTTTCCTGAAGTTCTCAATCCTGTCCTAGCAGGAGATAATAAAGGGTTCGATATTGTGATTGGCAATCCTCCGTACATACAACTTCAAAAGGGTGGTGGATGTTTAGGCGAACTTTATAAACCAATGAACTTCGAAACTTATGAACGAACCGGTGATATTTATGCTCTGTTTTATGAAAGCGGTATAAAATTACTTAAAAACAAGGGAATTCTATGTTTCATAACTTCAAACAAATGGATGCGTGCTGGTTATGGAAAAAGCTTACGGAATTTTTTCACAAAGAAAAATCCTATTCGTTTACTCGATTTAGGTGCTGGTATTTTTAATACAGCTACTGTTGACACTAATATTTTGTTAATTGAAAATAGTAATCCTAAAAGAGATACAAAGGCAATTACAGTTACAAAAGGAACTAAATTATTACAACTAACCGAAAGTGACTTTATCAATTTTAAAAATTTGACAGAAGAAAGTTGGGTAATACTTTCACCTATCGAGCAAAGTATAAAAGAAAAGATTGAACGTATTGGTACACCATTGAAAGATTGGGATATTAATATTAATCGTGGAATTTTAACTGGTTACAATGAAGCCTTTATAATTGATGGAGCAACGAAAGAAAGACTAATAAAAGAAGATCCAAAATCTGCCGAAATTATTAGACCGATTTTACGTGGCAGGGACATAAAAGATATCGTGTAG
- a CDS encoding helicase-related protein gives MNTKFFTNEKENTLLRRFAGVFEHIPDIAFFDALVGYFRASGYFAIRPYLDKVPNIRILVGINVDKIIAKYHSQGLLFKGDHQFALEDLNNSIKDDIQNSEYKKNIEDGIKQFLSDVVTQKVQIKAHPHRKLHAKIYIFRPENFNEYTTGEVITGSSNLTDAGLGGKETSNYEFNVALRDYDDVKFASDEFEKLWAEGIDVLPVDFERIKKETYINDEFTPFEVYIKFLIEYFGKSVDFDPNSVSDLPDNFKRLSYQIDAVEQGFELLKKHNGFFLADVVGLGKTVVGTLIAKKFFYFNDFPSHISTILVVTPPALKHNWQETFESFGLKNFEIITNGSLHKVKRPEKYDLILVDEAHKFRNDTSEAYNELQKLCKALSSRRLKDGTKAPKKVILISATPLNNRPADIRNLVLLFQDGKRSTLEISNLTSFFSRAIEDYKRAQQLPLEEARKEVARIYEVVREKVIKPLTIRRTRTDLNEHDEYKKDLEKQGIRFPKIEPPIKVLYQLEPDLEKLYDDTMAVLSEEIGGLTYNRYQALKYLIPDKKEKYQNAELASRQLAFIMKILLVKRIDSSFTAFKGSLRRFHEATGAMMAMFENGRIYIAPNLNVTEYIVDEREEELINKISSLMDTDPTITICEPGDFLPGFYEGLEKDYQILSSLVTRWNEVEVDPKFDKFYHELQNGLLNAEHNPQQKLVIFSESKETTDYLLTKLEEKGHSDVIEINAGNRKHKMPVVRANFDANLPLKEQRDDIKIVITTEVLAEGVNLHRSNTIVNYDTPWNSTRLMQRIGRVNRIGSVAGKVFIYNFYPTAKVDNDIALRKKAITKLQAFHSALGEDSQIYSTEEEVETFGIFDKTIEESKDERLAYLMELRKFKKENPKDFLRIKNMPLRARTGRKNSLLNSGTLTYIKSDKRDAFSYVDKNNELAELTFVETAKEFKAYIDEKSIELHENHHNHVNIAIEDFNRQLEADRKTESVVDITLSPQDKNALSFLAAFINMQEVSKEQKILVKFAQEAIRVHKFNQLPKRVNKLAKAVKKTPMRIDIMIEKLFNILGEFPLWKEESIETKTQALLPIIKGELPEIIISESFTK, from the coding sequence ATGAACACAAAATTTTTTACCAACGAAAAAGAAAACACTTTACTTCGGAGATTTGCCGGAGTTTTTGAACATATCCCCGACATTGCTTTCTTTGATGCGCTAGTTGGTTATTTTAGAGCATCTGGTTACTTTGCAATTCGTCCTTACCTGGACAAGGTTCCAAATATTAGAATATTGGTTGGGATTAATGTTGATAAGATTATTGCAAAATATCACTCTCAAGGATTACTTTTTAAGGGGGACCATCAATTTGCACTAGAAGATTTGAACAATTCAATAAAAGATGACATTCAGAATTCTGAATACAAGAAGAATATAGAAGATGGCATTAAGCAATTCTTAAGCGATGTTGTAACCCAGAAAGTCCAAATTAAAGCACATCCACATCGTAAGTTACATGCAAAGATCTATATTTTTCGGCCCGAAAATTTCAATGAATATACCACCGGTGAAGTTATAACCGGTAGTTCAAACCTTACCGATGCCGGGCTGGGAGGGAAGGAAACCTCCAACTACGAGTTTAATGTAGCTTTAAGAGATTATGATGATGTAAAGTTTGCATCCGACGAGTTTGAAAAGCTTTGGGCAGAAGGAATAGATGTATTACCTGTCGATTTTGAAAGAATTAAAAAAGAAACTTATATAAATGATGAGTTTACACCCTTTGAAGTGTACATCAAATTTCTGATTGAGTATTTTGGCAAGAGCGTAGATTTTGACCCAAATAGTGTGAGTGATTTGCCTGACAATTTCAAGCGTCTTTCATACCAGATTGATGCTGTTGAACAAGGTTTTGAGTTACTAAAAAAGCATAATGGTTTCTTTTTGGCTGATGTTGTAGGTTTAGGCAAAACAGTAGTTGGGACTTTGATTGCAAAGAAGTTTTTTTACTTTAATGATTTTCCATCGCATATCTCAACTATTTTAGTCGTTACACCTCCTGCGTTAAAACATAACTGGCAAGAAACTTTTGAAAGTTTTGGATTAAAGAACTTTGAGATAATTACTAATGGAAGTCTGCATAAGGTTAAACGACCTGAGAAATATGATCTGATTTTGGTTGATGAGGCACACAAGTTCCGTAACGACACATCAGAAGCATACAACGAGCTTCAAAAGCTTTGTAAAGCTCTATCTTCCCGACGGTTGAAGGATGGAACCAAAGCTCCTAAAAAAGTTATACTCATCTCTGCCACACCACTTAACAATCGTCCAGCTGACATACGTAACCTAGTATTATTATTCCAAGATGGTAAACGTTCAACATTGGAAATATCGAATCTTACCTCATTTTTTAGTCGGGCAATTGAAGATTATAAAAGAGCACAACAATTACCACTGGAAGAAGCAAGAAAAGAGGTCGCACGGATTTATGAAGTTGTCAGGGAAAAGGTTATAAAACCACTAACAATCAGGCGAACTCGTACGGATCTGAATGAACATGACGAATACAAGAAGGACCTGGAAAAACAGGGCATTAGATTCCCTAAAATTGAGCCTCCAATTAAAGTATTGTATCAGTTAGAACCTGACTTAGAAAAATTATATGACGATACAATGGCTGTACTTAGTGAGGAAATAGGCGGACTGACCTATAACAGGTATCAAGCACTTAAATATTTGATACCGGATAAGAAAGAGAAATATCAGAATGCGGAATTAGCTTCCCGGCAGCTGGCATTTATCATGAAAATACTGTTAGTAAAACGCATTGACAGCAGTTTTACCGCATTCAAAGGTTCATTAAGGAGGTTTCATGAAGCAACCGGTGCAATGATGGCTATGTTTGAAAATGGCAGAATTTATATTGCTCCAAACCTAAATGTAACGGAATACATTGTAGATGAAAGAGAAGAAGAATTGATAAACAAAATTTCGTCTTTAATGGATACAGACCCAACGATTACTATCTGCGAGCCTGGCGATTTTCTCCCTGGGTTTTATGAAGGTTTAGAAAAAGATTATCAAATACTCAGCAGTTTGGTTACGCGTTGGAACGAAGTTGAAGTGGATCCTAAGTTCGATAAATTTTATCATGAATTGCAAAATGGGTTACTCAATGCAGAACACAATCCGCAACAAAAATTAGTTATATTTTCAGAATCAAAAGAAACAACGGATTATCTACTTACCAAATTGGAGGAAAAGGGACATTCTGATGTGATAGAAATCAATGCAGGAAATCGAAAACACAAAATGCCGGTTGTCCGTGCCAATTTTGATGCAAATCTACCTTTAAAGGAACAAAGAGACGATATTAAAATCGTTATTACCACAGAAGTATTGGCAGAGGGTGTAAACCTTCATCGTTCAAACACCATAGTAAATTATGATACGCCTTGGAACTCAACAAGATTGATGCAGAGAATTGGTAGAGTAAACCGTATAGGTTCGGTAGCAGGTAAAGTTTTTATCTATAATTTTTACCCAACTGCCAAAGTTGATAATGATATTGCACTTCGCAAGAAAGCTATTACAAAATTACAGGCATTCCATTCTGCTTTAGGTGAGGATTCTCAAATTTATTCGACGGAGGAAGAAGTTGAAACTTTCGGTATTTTCGATAAAACCATCGAAGAATCGAAGGACGAACGTTTGGCTTATTTAATGGAGCTTAGAAAGTTCAAGAAAGAGAATCCGAAAGACTTTTTGAGAATAAAAAATATGCCATTAAGGGCTCGTACAGGCAGGAAAAACAGTCTGTTAAATAGTGGCACATTAACATACATAAAAAGCGATAAACGAGATGCTTTCTCATATGTAGATAAAAACAATGAACTGGCTGAATTAACCTTCGTTGAAACTGCAAAAGAATTTAAAGCCTATATTGACGAAAAATCTATTGAACTACATGAAAACCATCATAATCACGTAAATATTGCAATCGAAGATTTTAACCGGCAATTAGAAGCCGATAGAAAAACAGAAAGTGTCGTTGATATTACACTTAGTCCTCAGGATAAAAATGCGCTTTCATTTTTGGCAGCGTTTATTAATATGCAGGAGGTTTCAAAGGAACAGAAGATATTGGTGAAGTTTGCCCAGGAAGCTATTCGTGTTCATAAATTTAACCAGTTGCCAAAGAGAGTGAATAAACTGGCGAAAGCTGTAAAGAAGACTCCGATGCGTATTGATATAATGATTGAAAAATTATTTAATATCCTGGGAGAATTCCCATTATGGAAAGAAGAAAGTATAGAGACAAAGACACAGGCTTTGTTGCCAATAATTAAGGGGGAATTACCCGAAATAATTATATCTGAATCATTTACGAAATAA
- a CDS encoding DUF488 family protein encodes MKDATIYSIGHGSKEIEVFIKELKAFGIHFLLDIRSKPFSKWNPQFNQPILKSELENQGITYAYLGDSLGGLPNDPSCYDFNGKVVYERIKEKDFFKKGLERLITANDKKIPLAIMCSETNPKECHRSKLIGQELLKKDISLKHIISERYFKSQETVMEELTKGHGVIDLFGNGPDFTSRKSYM; translated from the coding sequence ATGAAAGATGCGACAATATATTCAATAGGTCATGGAAGCAAGGAGATCGAAGTTTTTATTAAGGAATTAAAAGCGTTCGGCATCCATTTCCTGCTTGATATCAGGTCGAAACCTTTCTCGAAATGGAATCCCCAGTTTAATCAGCCTATTCTTAAATCAGAACTGGAAAATCAGGGAATAACCTATGCTTATCTCGGTGATTCGCTCGGAGGCCTTCCTAACGACCCAAGTTGTTACGATTTTAACGGCAAGGTTGTTTATGAGCGAATAAAAGAAAAAGATTTTTTCAAGAAGGGATTAGAGAGACTAATTACGGCAAACGATAAAAAAATCCCTTTGGCTATTATGTGCAGTGAAACCAACCCGAAAGAATGCCACAGAAGTAAATTAATCGGACAGGAACTGCTCAAAAAAGATATTTCGCTAAAACACATTATTTCTGAGAGATACTTCAAATCTCAGGAAACAGTTATGGAAGAACTAACCAAAGGACACGGCGTAATTGACCTTTTTGGTAATGGACCAGACTTTACTTCAAGGAAATCATATATGTAA
- a CDS encoding DUF488 family protein, with the protein MEFFTIGVYNSTEEEYFRKLIENNIDTFCDIRQRRGLRGAKYAFVNSNRLQSKLKDLAIEYKYFQSLAPTSEIREFQKKVDKEDGAQKRTRNKLSQIFTVVYKDRILSKFDFDSFIDKLEDDGAKKVVLFCVEENPMACHRSIVTDKLEKLGYKTTHL; encoded by the coding sequence ATGGAATTTTTCACCATTGGAGTATATAACTCCACAGAGGAAGAATATTTTAGGAAGCTTATCGAAAACAATATTGATACCTTTTGCGATATTCGACAACGAAGAGGCTTGAGAGGGGCAAAATATGCTTTTGTTAATAGCAATCGTCTTCAGTCCAAGCTGAAGGACCTGGCTATAGAATATAAATATTTTCAATCCCTGGCTCCCACTTCCGAAATAAGGGAGTTTCAGAAGAAAGTTGATAAAGAAGACGGGGCGCAAAAAAGGACCAGGAACAAATTGAGCCAAATATTTACGGTCGTTTATAAAGATCGCATTTTAAGTAAATTTGATTTTGACTCATTCATTGACAAGTTAGAAGATGATGGAGCAAAGAAGGTTGTTTTGTTTTGTGTAGAGGAAAATCCAATGGCTTGTCATAGGTCAATTGTGACAGACAAATTGGAGAAACTCGGATACAAAACAACTCACTTATGA
- a CDS encoding carboxypeptidase-like regulatory domain-containing protein translates to MRKIILFGLVLMSSLSCMAQDKMYEIHGKVTNFNGVPIDSVTIRLMNNKFEAVYETLSNEDGDYLMNVKEGDYYCLYAIRLRDYRVRKLEYWNWNVPVHQNMTINPQYDRMEIYGINAFEPQVTPQETYMIYFRPMSLSKSLQLVSDQKIEKKSFEDAERTEELLDKSDKLINISPDSITQDELTIEINGMPSKIVGINKIREYARGFFMYGYCVQVLKPKQNNEALSGYDLISVTLNSAETGEIGKGEAFVRR, encoded by the coding sequence ATGAGAAAAATTATTCTGTTCGGACTTGTTTTAATGTCCTCGTTGTCTTGTATGGCGCAGGATAAGATGTATGAGATTCATGGTAAAGTGACCAACTTCAATGGCGTCCCGATCGACAGTGTGACAATACGGCTGATGAATAATAAATTCGAAGCTGTATATGAAACATTATCGAATGAGGACGGTGATTATTTAATGAACGTAAAGGAAGGGGATTACTATTGCCTGTATGCAATCAGGTTGAGGGATTATAGGGTGCGTAAACTTGAGTATTGGAACTGGAATGTTCCGGTTCATCAAAATATGACGATTAACCCGCAGTATGATCGAATGGAAATATACGGCATCAATGCATTTGAACCACAGGTAACGCCGCAGGAAACATATATGATATATTTCAGGCCGATGAGTTTATCCAAATCTCTTCAGCTCGTATCGGACCAGAAAATTGAAAAAAAATCATTCGAGGATGCTGAGCGAACGGAAGAATTGTTAGATAAATCCGACAAGCTGATTAATATTTCGCCCGACAGTATTACCCAGGATGAGTTGACGATTGAAATAAACGGGATGCCATCAAAAATAGTAGGGATTAACAAAATAAGAGAATACGCGAGGGGATTCTTTATGTATGGATATTGTGTGCAGGTTTTAAAACCTAAACAGAATAATGAGGCATTGTCGGGATATGATTTGATTTCTGTTACGCTAAACTCTGCTGAAACCGGGGAGATTGGAAAAGGTGAGGCTTTCGTAAGGAGATAG